In the genome of Catharus ustulatus isolate bCatUst1 chromosome 32, bCatUst1.pri.v2, whole genome shotgun sequence, the window GCGTTTCCCTCGGGCTGCGCCTGCCGGACCGGGAAAAACGGAGGGGTCACCGCCGGTTCTGGTCCCCGAGGCGTCACCGCCGCCCCCGTGTCCCCGTACCTTCAGCGTCTGCTGCCGCTCCTGCTCGCCGCCCGCTATCGCCACCCACAGCATCAACCCCAGCGCGATCGGGGCAGCGCCGCGGAACAGCGCCAGCGGCCACCGCGGGTCCAGCGCCATCACCGCCGCCCTACCTGGCGCTTCCGGGGCCACTCTGGCCCGCGGGGAGAGTGGAGAGGGCGACTGGGAGGACCGGAAACTCACCCGCGCAATCTTGGATCATAGAGAAGGGGGCAAGAAAGGCGAGAGACCGCTCAGGCCGACAAAGACCATAGAGATGGCGGGTGGGAGGACCGGAAATCCCCGGGCGCCATCTTGGACCATAGAGAAGCGGGCTAGAAAGTCAGAAAACCGCTCCGGCCGCAAGAGACGATAGAGACGGCGCGTTGGAGGACCGGAAACGCCTCCTGCGCCATCTTGGATCATAGAGAAGGGGGCTAGAAAGTCAGAAAACCGCTCAGGCCGCAAGAGACAATAGAGACGGCGCGTTGGAGGACCGGAAACCCCTCCTGCGCCATCTTGGATCATAGAGAAGCGGGATAGAAAGTCAGAAAACCACTCCGGCCGCTATTGATCATAGAGACGGCATGTCGGAGGACCGGAAACTCCTCCTGCGCCATCTTGAATCATAGAGAAGCGGGCTAGAAAGCCGGGAAACCGCTCTGGCCCCTATATACAATAGAGAGGGCAGGTGGGAGGACCAGAAATTTCTCCCGCGCCATCATGGATCATAGAGAAGAGGGCTAGAAAGGCGGCAAACAGCTCCGGCCCACACAGACCATAGAGACGGCAGGTGGGAGGACCGGACACTCCCACGCGCCAACGTGGATAATAGAGAAGGGGGCAAGAAGGGCGGTAAACCGCTCCGACCCGAACAGACCATAGAGATGGCGGGTGGGAGGACCGGAAACTTCCCCCGCCCCATCCTATACCATAGAGACGTGTGCTAAAAGGCGGGAAAACACCTCCGGCCCAAAAAGACCATAGAGACGGCGAGGTAGGAGGACCAGAAACTCCCCACGCGCCGTCTTGGAGCATAGAGAAGCGGGCAAGAAAGGCGGTAGACTGCTCCGGGCCCCAGATACCATAGA includes:
- the LOC117009403 gene encoding ubiquinol-cytochrome-c reductase complex assembly factor 3-like, whose translation is MALDPRWPLALFRGAAPIALGLMLWVAIAGGEQERQQTLKAQPEGNAAVLAERRRHNELVMMALREAAQTDDNVSQRQVPWRK